A DNA window from Halomonas zincidurans B6 contains the following coding sequences:
- a CDS encoding TRAP transporter substrate-binding protein, translating to MPITRRNLLKYGTFATAGATLFGGHSLFARPTMAATTLTGVTYITPSYEALSYGSNGFVDYLEQNGGEALTVDFYPSGQLLKADEQLPALRAGSIDFMFHTTSYITRSLPILGITGLPGVVGELYRNPERLAQDSPLFQLINEELAKDNLYMLSSGGGILEPEYIWSTRASPITSLEALRGKKIRIVGFEATKALEPYAIAAVRIPSSETYLALQRGTVDAAVANISTVYGRSLFEQLGTCYELPMTAFTVAPFMLRSRWDALDDGTRQALQGASQWYSDNFASYCNDVVYPDKYWPAIKEAGVKVVEPSKEDLAAFNESTQGVWNDWKEQVGQDVGERAIALALGQA from the coding sequence ATGCCAATCACCCGTCGCAACCTGCTCAAGTACGGTACCTTCGCCACCGCCGGCGCGACGCTGTTCGGTGGGCACAGTCTGTTTGCACGGCCGACCATGGCCGCCACCACCCTGACCGGCGTGACCTACATCACGCCGTCGTACGAAGCGCTGAGCTACGGTTCAAACGGCTTCGTCGACTATCTCGAGCAGAACGGCGGCGAGGCGCTCACCGTCGACTTCTACCCTTCGGGGCAGTTGCTCAAGGCCGACGAGCAGTTGCCGGCGCTGCGTGCCGGCAGCATCGACTTCATGTTCCATACCACCTCGTACATCACCCGCTCGTTGCCGATCCTCGGGATCACCGGGCTGCCCGGCGTGGTGGGCGAGCTGTATCGCAATCCCGAACGCCTGGCCCAGGACAGCCCGCTATTTCAATTGATCAACGAAGAGTTGGCCAAGGACAATCTCTACATGCTGTCGTCGGGGGGCGGCATCCTCGAGCCGGAGTACATCTGGAGCACCCGGGCCAGCCCGATCACCTCGCTGGAGGCGCTGCGCGGCAAGAAGATCCGCATCGTCGGCTTCGAGGCCACCAAGGCGCTGGAGCCCTACGCTATCGCCGCGGTGCGCATCCCGTCTTCGGAAACCTACCTGGCGTTGCAGCGCGGCACGGTGGATGCAGCGGTGGCCAACATCTCTACCGTCTACGGGCGTAGCCTCTTTGAACAGCTCGGCACCTGCTACGAGCTGCCGATGACCGCCTTCACCGTCGCGCCGTTCATGCTGCGCTCGCGCTGGGATGCACTGGACGACGGCACCAGGCAGGCGCTGCAGGGCGCCAGTCAGTGGTACTCCGACAACTTCGCCAGTTACTGTAACGACGTGGTGTATCCCGACAAGTATTGGCCCGCCATCAAGGAGGCCGGAGTCAAGGTCGTCGAACCCAGCAAGGAGGATCTGGCGGCGTTCAACGAGAGTACCCAAGGCGTCTGGAATGACTGGAAGGAGCAGGTGGGCCAGGATGTCGGCGAGCGCGCCATCGCGCTGGCGCTCGGCCAGGCGTGA
- a CDS encoding TRAP transporter small permease subunit, whose translation MLKPALRGWDGLLAVLRWTSMAVLAFMMLTICYDAIMRYLFAAPTSWSLEINSFLLVYLAVVGAGEAQRHDAHIRITFFIDKLPGRVKALIALLTGFIGMTFCTILVWRGGLMALQSFEYGERVSSAFGTPMVYPYALLPIGFGALAVQFLIETCRAAYRLVHPAADKETSHA comes from the coding sequence ATGCTCAAGCCAGCCTTGCGCGGATGGGACGGCCTGCTGGCCGTCCTGCGCTGGACATCGATGGCGGTGCTGGCGTTCATGATGCTGACCATCTGCTACGATGCCATCATGCGCTATTTATTCGCCGCGCCGACCAGCTGGAGCCTGGAGATCAACTCCTTCCTGCTGGTCTATCTTGCGGTGGTCGGCGCGGGCGAGGCGCAGCGCCACGATGCGCATATCCGCATCACCTTCTTCATCGACAAGCTGCCCGGCCGGGTCAAGGCGCTGATCGCGCTGTTGACCGGTTTCATCGGCATGACATTCTGCACCATCCTGGTATGGCGGGGCGGGCTGATGGCGCTGCAGTCCTTCGAGTACGGCGAGCGGGTGTCGAGCGCCTTCGGCACGCCCATGGTCTATCCCTACGCGCTGTTGCCCATCGGCTTCGGGGCGCTGGCCGTGCAATTTCTGATCGAGACCTGCCGGGCGGCGTATCGGCTCGTCCATCCCGCCGCCGACAAGGAGACTTCGCATGCCTGA